Proteins co-encoded in one Sandaracinaceae bacterium genomic window:
- a CDS encoding AAA family ATPase, translated as MTEARALQRPPAEVRFRDELAQLAQEDAGQPRPPGWKLSMPTVRRFVLGDPASGIQSKIVGPPSAIDRAMVSLATQRGLMLVGAPGTAKSLLAELLAAAISGRSTLTIQGGAATTEDQITYGWNYALLVAEGPSERSLVPAPVLTGMREGLIVRFEEITRCPLEVQDALLSVLSERALTVPELGEAHTVYAREGFNLIATANTRDRGVNETSDALRRRFNFETMFPIADFRAELALVERESSELLARSGVPEALPEDALAVIVETFRALREETAESAWGEAPNAAAMSTAECVSVAHAVGVRARFARGGQAGPKELMSDFVEHLAGAAAQDDPEALRRLRRHLEQRTKRREGAWWEALHAAKHRLPEP; from the coding sequence ATGACCGAGGCGCGCGCGCTCCAGCGGCCGCCGGCCGAGGTGCGCTTCCGGGACGAGCTCGCGCAGCTCGCCCAGGAAGACGCCGGCCAGCCCCGCCCGCCGGGCTGGAAGCTCTCGATGCCGACGGTGCGGCGCTTCGTCCTCGGGGACCCGGCGAGCGGCATCCAGAGCAAGATCGTCGGCCCGCCGAGCGCCATCGACCGCGCGATGGTCAGCCTCGCGACCCAGCGCGGGCTGATGCTCGTGGGCGCGCCCGGCACCGCGAAGTCGCTCCTCGCGGAGCTGCTCGCGGCGGCGATCAGCGGCCGCTCCACGCTCACCATCCAGGGCGGGGCCGCGACCACCGAGGACCAGATCACCTACGGGTGGAACTACGCGCTCCTCGTCGCCGAGGGTCCGAGCGAGCGGAGCCTGGTGCCGGCCCCGGTGCTGACCGGCATGCGAGAGGGTCTGATCGTGCGCTTCGAGGAGATCACGCGCTGCCCTCTCGAGGTGCAGGACGCGCTGCTCTCGGTGCTCTCCGAGCGCGCGCTCACGGTGCCGGAGCTGGGCGAGGCGCACACCGTCTACGCCCGCGAGGGCTTCAACCTCATCGCGACCGCGAACACGCGCGACCGCGGCGTGAACGAGACGAGCGACGCGCTGCGGCGCCGCTTCAACTTCGAGACGATGTTCCCGATCGCCGACTTCCGCGCGGAGCTCGCCCTGGTGGAGCGAGAGTCCAGCGAGCTGCTGGCCCGGAGCGGGGTGCCGGAGGCGCTCCCCGAGGACGCGCTCGCGGTGATCGTGGAGACCTTCCGCGCGCTGCGCGAGGAGACGGCCGAATCGGCGTGGGGGGAGGCGCCGAACGCCGCGGCCATGAGCACGGCCGAGTGCGTCTCGGTCGCGCACGCCGTCGGGGTCCGCGCGCGCTTCGCGCGGGGTGGCCAGGCGGGCCCGAAGGAGCTGATGAGCGACTTCGTCGAGCACCTCGCGGGCGCCGCGGCGCAGGACGATCCCGAGGCGCTTCGCCGGCTTCGTCGCCACCTCGAGCAGCGCACCAAGCGACGCGAGGGCGCGTGGTGGGAGGCGCTCCACGCCGCGAAACATCGTCTGCCCGAGCCTTGA